A genomic stretch from Salarias fasciatus chromosome 18, fSalaFa1.1, whole genome shotgun sequence includes:
- the dlg1b gene encoding discs large homolog 1-like protein isoform X23 has translation MLNSVWYAKKMGRRIMGTLRRTKRLHRRLLANPPPVVVNTESLDTPPYVNGTEADYEYEEITLERGNSGLGFSIAGGTDNPHIGEDPSIFITKVIPGGAAAQDGRLRVNDVILRVNEVDVRDVTHSRAVEALKEAGSLVRLYVRRRKPVSEKVMEIKLVKGPKGLGFSIAGGVGNQHIPGDNSIYVTKIIEGGAAHKDGRLQIGDKLLAVNSACLEEVSHEHAVTALKNTPDVVYLKVAKPNSVFMNDSFAPPDLTNSYSQHMENHISPPNFLSQPLPLPASSGRYSPTPKSMLGDDDVTRSRDVCVWSDREPRKVVLHRGATGLGFNIVGGEDGEGIFISFILAGGPADLCGELRKGDRLVSVNGVDLRNATHEQAAAALKNAGQTVTIIAHYRPEEYSRFEAKIHDLREQMMNSSISSGSGSLRTSQKRSLYVRALFDYDKTRDSGLPSQGLNFKFGDILHVVNASDDEWWQARQLTAQGEVEEVGVIPSKRRVEKKERARLKTVKFNAKSRDRGQSLNDKRKKNLFSRKFPFYKSKEASEQETSDVDQHVTSNASDSESSYRGQEEYVLSYEPVVQQEVNYTRPVIILGPMKDRINDDLISEFPDKFGSCVPHTTRPKRDYEVDGRDYHFMVSREQMEKDIQDHKFIEAGQYNNHLYGTSVQSVREVAEKGKHCILDVSGNAIKRLQLALLHPIAIFIKPKSVENIMEMNKRLTEEQGRKTFDRATKLEQEFTEHFTAIVQGDTLEEIYEQVKQIIEEQSGPFIWVQSKEKL, from the exons GCCAATCCTCCCCCTGTGGTGGTCAACACAGAAAGCTTGGATACGCCTCCATAT GTGAACGGGACGGAGGCTGACTATGAGTACGAGGAGATCACGCTGGAGAGG GgaaactcgggtctgggcttCAGCATCGCAGGCGGCACCGACAACCCCCACATCGGCGAAGACCCGAGTATCTTCATCACTAAAGTCATACCTGGAGGAGCGGCGGCCCAGGACGGACGACTCAG GGTCAACGACGTCATCCTGAGAGTAAATGAGGTGGACGTCCGGGACGTGACCCACAGCCGGGCCGTGGAGGCGCTGAAGGAGGCGGGCTCTCTGGTCCGGCTCTACGTCCGCAGGAGAAAACCCGTTTCTGAGAAAGTGATGGAGATCAAGCTGGTGAAGGGACCCAAAG GTCTTGGCTTCAGTATAGCGGGCGGAGTCGGGAACCAGCACATCCCGGGTGACAACAGTATCTACGTCACCAAGATCATCGAAGGTGGAGCGGCACATAAAGACGGGAGGCTGCAGATTGGAGACAAACTATTGGCT GTGAACAGTGCTTGCCTGGAGGAGGTGAGCCACGAACACGCCGTCActgccttgaaaaacactcccGACGTGGTCTACTTGAAAGTGGCTAAACCCAACAGTGTCTTCATGAACGACAGCTTCGCCCCACCCGACCTCACCAACT CGTACTCCCAGCACATGGAGAACCATATCAGCCCCCCAAACTTCCTGAGCCAGCCCCTTCCTCTGCCGGCATCCTCGGGACGCTACTCTCCGACACCgaagagcatgctgggagatgACGACGTCACCcg GTCacgtgacgtgtgtgtgtggtccgaCAGGGAGCCCAGGAAGGTGGTGCTGCACAGAGGAGCCACGGGCCTGGGGTTCAACATCGTGGGCGGAGAGGACGGAGAGGGCATCTTCATCTCGTTCATCCTCGCCGGAGGACCGGCGGATCTCTGCGGAGAGCTGAGGAAAGGAGACCGACTCGTCTCG gtAAACGGGGTCGACCTCCGCAACGCCACCCACGAgcaggccgccgccgcgctgAAGAACGCCGGACAGACGGTGACCATTATCGCCCACTACAGGCCGGAGG AGTACAGCCGCTTCGAGGCGAAGATCCACGACCTGCGGGAGCAGATGATgaacagcagcatcagctcGGGCTCCGGGTCTCTGCGGACGAGTCAGAAGAGGTCGCTGTACGTCAG AGCTCTGTTTGACTACGATAAGACCAGAGACTCCGGTCTGCCCAGTCAAGGACTCAACTTCAAGTTCGGGGACATCCTCCACGTGGTGAACGCCTCCGACGACGAGTGGTGGCAGGCCCGGCAGCTGACGGCacagggggaggtggaggaggtcgGAGTCATCCCCAGCAAGAGGCG GGTGGAGAAGAAGGAGAGGGCGAGGTTAAAGACGGTCAAGTTCAACGCCAAGTCTCGAGACCGAGGG cagTCTCTCAATGACAAGCGTAAAAAGAACCTCTTTTCCCGAAAGTTTCCGTTCTACAAGAGCAAAGAGGCGAGCGAGCAGGAGACCAGCGACGTTGACC aacACGTGACGTCTAACGCCAGCGATAGTGAGAGTAGCTACC GCGGCCAGGAGGAATACGTTCTGTCCTACGAGCCCGTCGTCCAGCAGGAAG TTAACTACACGCGTCCCGTCATCATCCTTGGCCCGATGAAGGACCGGATCAACGACGACCTGATCTCCGAGTTCCCCGACAAGTTTGGATCCTGCGTTCCCC ACACCACCCGGCCCAAGCGGGACTACGAGGTGGACGGCAGAGACTACCACTTCATGGTGTCGCGGGAGCAGATGGAGAAAGACATCCAGGACCACAAGTTCATCGAGGCGGGGCAGTACAACAACCACCTGTACGGCACCAGCGTGCAGTCGGTCCGGGAGGTGGCCGAGAAG GGGAAGCACTGCATCCTGGACGTGTCGGGGAACGCCATCAAGAGGCTCCAgctggctctgctccaccccaTCGCCATCTTCATCAAGCCCAAGTCTGTGGAGAACATCAT GGAGATGAACAAGCGTCTGACGGAGGAGCAGGGCAGGAAAACCTTCGACCGAGCCACCAAGCTGGAGCAGGAGTTCACAGAGCATTTCACAG cCATCGTGCAGGGCGACACCCTGGAGGAGATCTACGAGCAGGTGAAGCAGATCATCGAGGAGCAGTCGGGTCCGTTCATCTGGGTTCAGTCCAAGGAGAAGTtatga